The genomic interval GTGGGCCATGTATACCTAAGGAGCAAGCTGGCGAAGTCCCTTAAGGACGTATATATCGCCACATGCGATGAGGAGATAAAGGAGTATTGCGAAAAAAACGGCATGAATGCGGTCATGACAAAGGATACGCACGAGCGCGCATCCGACAGGACGGCGGAAGCTATGCTGAAGATAGAGAAGAAGACCGGGAAGAGGCTGGACATAGTGGTCATGATACAGGGCGATGAGCCCATGATCTATCCCGAGATGATCCAGGAATCGATAAGGCCGATGCTGAAGGATAAGGACGTCCAGATAGTCAACCTTATGGCGCCCCTGAAATCGCAGGAAGAGCAGGGAGACCCGAATGCGGTAAAAGTGGTGACGGACCTGGAAAGTTCCGCCCTGTATTTTTCGCGTGAGCCTATCCCGTCCTGGAAGAAAGGCGCAAAGGAGGTCCCGATGTATAAGCAGGTCTGCATAATCCCTTTCAGGAGGGATTTCCTTATCAAGTTCAATAAGCTGAAGATGACGCCGCTCGAGGTCGTGGAATCCGTAGACATGCTCAGGGTCCTGGAGCACGGCTATAAGGTAAAGATGGTCCGGACGAAATACGACACATACAGCGTGGATACCGAAGAAGACCTCCGCAAGGTCGAGAATTTGATGCTTAAGGACCGTTTGATGAAGGGGTACCGTTAGGCGGAATGTCATGAAAGAAAACGATATAAGAAAACGCAGTACATTCAACAGGTATCTTGAGCTGGTTGAAAAAGACGCGCGGGAATTCTTTGACCCGGCTTCGTTTACCGCGGTCGGCTGCCCGTCCTGCGGCGGCGCGGAGCACGCCTTCGAGTTTGAAAAGGCGGGTTTCAAGTATGTATCATGCAAAAAATGTTCTACCCTGTTCGTCAATCCAAGGCCGCCGTTCAATAAATTGAAGGAATTTTACTCAAACTCGCCTTCGACGAGTTATTGGGTGAATGAGTTCTTTAAGCCGGTCGCCGCGGCCAGGAGGGAAAAGATATTCAGGCCGAGGGCGGAATATCTGAGCAAGATGCTCGGTAAAAGCGGGGGACTTGTCATAGGGGATATAGGGGCCGGGTTCGGGATATTCCTTGAAGAGTTAAGGAATATCGCCCCCGGCAACAGGTATATTGCGGTGGAGCCGTCATTAGAAATGGCGGATATCTGCAAAAAGAACGGCCTTGAGGTGGAATGCGCATGCATGGAAGATATAACCGGGATGGACGGCGCATTCGACGCGCTCAGTATTTTTGAACTGGCCGAGCACCTCCACGACCCGCATTCTTTTTTCAAAAAGGCCCACTCCCTCCTGAAGCCGGGCGGACGGCTGTTCGCGACCACTTTGAACGGGATGGGCTTTGACATACTGCTGTTATGGGAAAAGTCAAAGAGCATTTCGCCGCCCCACCACCTTAATTTCTTCAATCCCCATTCATTGAAATATTTGATGGAGAGTATCGGTTTCGAGGCGGAAGAGGTCTCGACGCCGGGCAAGCTTGACTGGGATATAGTCGAAGGGATGATAAAGGATGAAGGCGTAAAAGTCGGCAGGCTATGGGAGATGGTAGCACATTCCGGCACTAACGGGTGCAAGGAAGGGTTGCAGGATTGGATAGCAAGTAACAATCTCAGTTCCCATATGCGTATAATAGCCAGGAAGAAAGGGCCCTTGTCATGAGCTTGATAGGAAATATGAAACGCGCTGCAGGAACGGTAGCCGGCGAGTGCAGGGAGTGGTTCGAGAGGCTGTTTATCGCTTATCTGCCGGGAAGGATAGGGATATTGGCGCGGCGCTTATACTGGTCGCCGCAATTCCTCCGGTGCCGTTCTTTCATTATTTCATACGGTTGCAGGGTCACGAACCCGAAAGGCATCACTATGGGCGATCGCGTGAATATAATGCACAACTGCTGCCTTTATGCCAATGATAACGGGACCATCAAGATCGGCAACGGGGTCAACATGAACAGCAACGTGATAATAGGGGCCGCGAACGACGGCGAAATAATCCTGGGCGACAACGTGGCGATCGGGCCGAATGTCGTCCTTCGCGCGAGCAACCACATATACGGACGCAAGGATATCCCTATCAACAAACAGGGCCATACCGGAGGCAGGATAGTCGTGGAGGATGATGTCTGGATAGGCGCAAATGCGGTAGTGCTGCGCAATGTGACTATAGGTAAAGGAGCCGTCATAGGCGCCGGCGCAGTCGTGAACCGCGATATACCGCCGGGGGCCCTGGCTTGCGGGGTTCCCGCCAAGGTAATAAAGGCGGATTGCAGGGGCTGAGATACTGGAAATGGCAAAAAGCGGGAAAAAACAGGCAGGGCTGAAATTCGGGCCGGGCAGGGATAACCCGAACAGGGACTTTGTATTCAGATGCTGCAACCTTCCGGAAGCAGGCAAGATAGACGTATTGATATTTTCCGATTCAAGGAGTTCCAACATCAAATCCGTTAATGACAGTTGGAGCATGAAGATGTTCCGTTATCTTAAGGACAAGAAGATGTCAGTAATGCTTGTGGTCCGTCCCAAGGAATGCACGGTCTTTTTGACCCTGGTGAATTTCCTGAAGTCGAACAAGCTGTATTTTAAACACTTGATCACCGAGATCGGGCTCGTCGACTTTACTCCGAAAAAGATCGGGATAATAAACGATATACTGGACCAGAAGGCCCTCTACTTCAATAAAACCCGGTTCCGGACAGAGAAATTGAGCAAATACCGGTTATCGAGCGGCGAAAGCGAAAACCTCTACTCCGTAAATTTTAACCAAGAGGGCTTCAAAAAAAAGATAGTAGATTGCATCGAACGCCATTCGAAAAACACGGTACTCATGGGCACTTTAGAGGTAAGCCCGAGAATCAAGATCAAAAGAGAACGGCCGAAAGAATTTTTTGCGAAACTAAAGGATTCCAACAGGTTTTTAACCGATATTTGCAGGAGGAGCGGCAGGATAAAATTCGTTGACCCGCTTAAAGGATCGACTTTCAAACCGGAAATGCTTTCTTGCGACGGTGTCCATTATACCCGGTTAGGGCACATGATGGTCTATAAAGCGATCAAAGAAGCGTTTGCCGATATGGAGCGCCCGGCCTAAAAAATGATTAAGAATATTAAAGTGCTGTTGTTATATCCGAACATGATGATGAAGAACCTGCTTCCCCCGTCCATAGGGTTGCTTACGGCCTGCCTTAAGGAGAAGGGTTTTGAAGTCGCCCTGTTCGATACCACATATTACATCACCGACATGGAAAACCCGGACGAGATCCGGAAGTCGTATTTGCAGGTAAGGACTTACGATGCGAAAGATTACGGGATATCTATCAAAACAACGGATGTTACCGAAGATTTCAAAAAGAAGGTCGCTGAATTCAAGCCCGACCTGATAGGCGTTACGGTCGTTGAAGACACGATGCCGCTCGCTTTAAGGCTGATAGGATCACTGGGCAAAGACAGGCCGCCGACCATCTTCGGGGGCATTTATATCTCTTACCTTAAGGAGAAGGCGTTTGAGAATAAGGAGATAGATTCTATCTGCCTCGGCGAAGGCGAAGGCGCCTTGGTGGAATTGTGCGAGAGGATGCAGAACGGGCTGGATTACTATGACGTCCAAAACTTATGCTTTAGGCGCGGCAGCGAGGTCGTCAAGAACAAGGTCAGGCCGCTGGTCGACCTGGACAGGCTGCCGACCCCGGACTATTCGCTTTTCGACCCGAAAAGGCTGTACAGCCCCATGCAGGGAAAGATGTACAGGATGCTGCCGGTAGACTTTGACAGGGGCTGCCCTTATGACTGCAGTTTTTGCGCCTCACCGGCTTACCGGAACTGGTACCGGGAACAGAACGGCGGCTGCTATTTCAGGAAGAAGGACCCCGGGAAGATAATCGAAGAGATGAAGGAGATGGCGGGAAAATACAGCCTCGAGTACCTTTATTTTAACAGCGACACTTTCCTGACGCTCCGCGATGATGTATTAGTGAAGTTGATGTCGAGGATAAGGGACGAGGTCGGCCTTCCTTTCTGGTGCCAGTCGCGGGTGGAGACGATAAGCGAAGATAAGGTGCGGCTGCTTAAGGATTGCGGCTGCGACCGTATCACCGTCGGGCTCGAACACGGCAACGAGGGATTCAGGAAAAAGATAATAAGGAAGAACTTTACCAATGAACAATTTATCAGGGCCACCGAGACCATCAATAAAGTAGGCGTCCCGCTGAGCGTCAACAATATCATAGGGTTCCCCTACGAGACGCGCGAACTCATCTTTGACACCATAAGATTGAACAGGAAGGTAAGGTCGGATACGGTGAGCGTTTTCATATTCTATCCCTATACCGGGACGAGATTATACGATCTTTGCGCAAAGGACGGCCTTATCGACCGCTCCGTCACGAACGCCTCGCTCCTGCAGAATAGCGTAATAAGGAACAAGAATATTACGAAGGAGCACCTCAACCAGCTCCTCAAGACATTTTGTCTCTATGTGAAGTTCCCGGAAGCGATGTGGCCTGATATCGAGAAAGTGGAGAATCTTGAACCGGGAAGCGAAGGGATATTCAAGAGATTGAGCGAAGAATACCAAAAGAAGTATTTTTAACGAGGAGCCCATGAAAAAGATATTTATTTCGACAGCGAGTTTTGGGGAATTTGACCGCGCGCCGCTTGACCTGCTCAAAGAGGCAGGTTATGAGGCCGGCATGAACACGAACGGCAGGAGCCTGGCAAAAGACGAGATAGTGAAGCTCGCTTCGGGGGCGGTAGGCATCGTCGCCGGGACCGAGCCGCTCGACAGGGATAACATGGCCCGCCTCCCCGGCCTTAAAGTCATATCGCGCTGCGGAGCGGGGATGGATAATGTGGACCTGAAGGCAGCCGCAGAGTTAGGCATACGCGTCTTTAATACGCCCGATGCCCCGACGCTCGCCGTGGCTGAGCTTACCGTGGGGTTATTGTTAAACCTTTTGAGAAGGACGTCCCAGATGGACAGGGAGATCCGCGGCGGGAAATGGAAAAAAAGGATGGGAAACCTCCTGAGCGGGAAACGGGTCGGGATAATCGGTTTTGGCCGAATAGGAAGAAAAGTGGCGGAGTTATTGGGCCCGTTTAAATGCGAATTGACATATTATGACATAAAGGATGCCGCCGGGCAGCCGGCCGCAGGCGCCAAAAAGACCGGGCTCGACGAATTATTAAGTACGTCCGATATAGTTCTGATACACATCTCCAAGACAAAAGAAGGATACCTGCTGGGGGAGAACGAGCTTAAGAAGATAAAGAAACTCGCGTGGGTCGTTAATGTGTCGCGCGGAGGAATGGTCGACGAAACGGCCTTATGCCGCGCCTTGAAAGACGGCAGCCTGTCAGGGGCGGCAATGGATGTCTTTGAGCAGGAGCCCTACCAGGGGCCTTTAAAAGAGATGGAAAATGTCATACTTACGCCGCACATCGGTTCTTATGCCAGGGAGGCAAGGATACAGATGGAAGTGGAAGCGGTGAAGAATCTGTTAAAAGGACTGGAGGACATTAAATGAAAGTCATAGTCTTTGGCGGTTCGGGATTCCTCGGCAGTCATGTGGCGGACGCCCTGACCGATGCCGGGCACAATGTCATAGTTTATGACCTTGTCCGCTCGCAATATCTCAAGAACGGTCAAAAGATGATCGTGGGAGACGTGCTCGACGAGGGATTGGTGTCAAAGAGCATGAAAGGGTGCGAGGTCGTCTATAATTTCGCCGGAATCGCGGACATAGAGGAAGCGAGCAAGCGTCCTATAGATACCGTGAAGTCCAATATACTCGGCAATTCCGTGCTGCTGGAATCTGCAAGGAAAGCCGGCATCAAAAGGTTCGTATTCGCCAGCTCCCTCTACGTCTACAGCAAGGCCGGTTCGTTTTACAGGAGCGCTAAACAGGCATGCGAGTTCTTGATCGAGGACTACCACGAAGTGTACGGCCTTCCCTATACGATCCTGCGTTACGGGTCCCTTTACGGCCCGCGGTCGGATAAAGGCAATTTCATCCACAGGATAATAAGAGAGGCCCTGACCGAAGGCAAGATAAGGCGGTACGGCGACGGGGAAGAATTGAGGGAGTATATCCACGTATTCGACGCCTCCAAAGGAAGCGTCGAAATACTCGCGAAGGAGTTCGCCAACCAGCACGTGATCCTCACCGGGAACCAGCAGTTGCGGATAAAGGACCTCCTCGTCATGATACGCGAGATGTTCGATAACAAGATAGATATCGAATTCCTGTCCCCGAGGGAGAACGGCCACTACGAGATAACGCCTTATTCGTTTAAGCCCAGGATAGGCAAGAGGCTGGCGAGTAAGACTTATCTTGACCTGAGCCAGGGAATCCTGGACAGCATTTATGAAATGCACAAGCAGTTCAGCCCGCGCGCGGACCATGCCGTGAAAGCAGCTAAAAAGAAGGCCGGAAAGTGATATACAGGTTTTTATCCCATCTCTTAACGGAGAAATTGCCCGCGTACGGCGGCGGCGGACATTCTCTCGATATGGCCAAGACAGGTTCCGTCTCCGGGGA from Candidatus Omnitrophota bacterium carries:
- the kdsB gene encoding 3-deoxy-manno-octulosonate cytidylyltransferase; translation: MNIAGIIPARMASSRFPGKPMARICGIPMVGHVYLRSKLAKSLKDVYIATCDEEIKEYCEKNGMNAVMTKDTHERASDRTAEAMLKIEKKTGKRLDIVVMIQGDEPMIYPEMIQESIRPMLKDKDVQIVNLMAPLKSQEEQGDPNAVKVVTDLESSALYFSREPIPSWKKGAKEVPMYKQVCIIPFRRDFLIKFNKLKMTPLEVVESVDMLRVLEHGYKVKMVRTKYDTYSVDTEEDLRKVENLMLKDRLMKGYR
- a CDS encoding class I SAM-dependent methyltransferase, whose translation is MKENDIRKRSTFNRYLELVEKDAREFFDPASFTAVGCPSCGGAEHAFEFEKAGFKYVSCKKCSTLFVNPRPPFNKLKEFYSNSPSTSYWVNEFFKPVAAARREKIFRPRAEYLSKMLGKSGGLVIGDIGAGFGIFLEELRNIAPGNRYIAVEPSLEMADICKKNGLEVECACMEDITGMDGAFDALSIFELAEHLHDPHSFFKKAHSLLKPGGRLFATTLNGMGFDILLLWEKSKSISPPHHLNFFNPHSLKYLMESIGFEAEEVSTPGKLDWDIVEGMIKDEGVKVGRLWEMVAHSGTNGCKEGLQDWIASNNLSSHMRIIARKKGPLS
- a CDS encoding DapH/DapD/GlmU-related protein; its protein translation is MSLIGNMKRAAGTVAGECREWFERLFIAYLPGRIGILARRLYWSPQFLRCRSFIISYGCRVTNPKGITMGDRVNIMHNCCLYANDNGTIKIGNGVNMNSNVIIGAANDGEIILGDNVAIGPNVVLRASNHIYGRKDIPINKQGHTGGRIVVEDDVWIGANAVVLRNVTIGKGAVIGAGAVVNRDIPPGALACGVPAKVIKADCRG
- a CDS encoding radical SAM protein; its protein translation is MIKNIKVLLLYPNMMMKNLLPPSIGLLTACLKEKGFEVALFDTTYYITDMENPDEIRKSYLQVRTYDAKDYGISIKTTDVTEDFKKKVAEFKPDLIGVTVVEDTMPLALRLIGSLGKDRPPTIFGGIYISYLKEKAFENKEIDSICLGEGEGALVELCERMQNGLDYYDVQNLCFRRGSEVVKNKVRPLVDLDRLPTPDYSLFDPKRLYSPMQGKMYRMLPVDFDRGCPYDCSFCASPAYRNWYREQNGGCYFRKKDPGKIIEEMKEMAGKYSLEYLYFNSDTFLTLRDDVLVKLMSRIRDEVGLPFWCQSRVETISEDKVRLLKDCGCDRITVGLEHGNEGFRKKIIRKNFTNEQFIRATETINKVGVPLSVNNIIGFPYETRELIFDTIRLNRKVRSDTVSVFIFYPYTGTRLYDLCAKDGLIDRSVTNASLLQNSVIRNKNITKEHLNQLLKTFCLYVKFPEAMWPDIEKVENLEPGSEGIFKRLSEEYQKKYF
- a CDS encoding phosphoglycerate dehydrogenase; the protein is MKKIFISTASFGEFDRAPLDLLKEAGYEAGMNTNGRSLAKDEIVKLASGAVGIVAGTEPLDRDNMARLPGLKVISRCGAGMDNVDLKAAAELGIRVFNTPDAPTLAVAELTVGLLLNLLRRTSQMDREIRGGKWKKRMGNLLSGKRVGIIGFGRIGRKVAELLGPFKCELTYYDIKDAAGQPAAGAKKTGLDELLSTSDIVLIHISKTKEGYLLGENELKKIKKLAWVVNVSRGGMVDETALCRALKDGSLSGAAMDVFEQEPYQGPLKEMENVILTPHIGSYAREARIQMEVEAVKNLLKGLEDIK
- a CDS encoding NAD(P)-dependent oxidoreductase, giving the protein MKVIVFGGSGFLGSHVADALTDAGHNVIVYDLVRSQYLKNGQKMIVGDVLDEGLVSKSMKGCEVVYNFAGIADIEEASKRPIDTVKSNILGNSVLLESARKAGIKRFVFASSLYVYSKAGSFYRSAKQACEFLIEDYHEVYGLPYTILRYGSLYGPRSDKGNFIHRIIREALTEGKIRRYGDGEELREYIHVFDASKGSVEILAKEFANQHVILTGNQQLRIKDLLVMIREMFDNKIDIEFLSPRENGHYEITPYSFKPRIGKRLASKTYLDLSQGILDSIYEMHKQFSPRADHAVKAAKKKAGK